CGCGACTATAAAACAGTGAATTTTTTATTACAAATAGATTATAAAATTATTTTTAATATTCCATAAAAGAATATATGTGATCACCGTGTTCATTTTTTTGTCCATACAATCAGTAAATTGAGCCTTTCGGATCATCGCATGAAACGATTTCTGTTCTATACTCGTTGGAACGGTCAGGCATCCGCAGCGAACAGAAATGCCTGCGCGATCAAAACGTCAGGGCCGTTAGTCACGTTTTTACATCGATGAAAAACACGACAAGGAGTTGGATAATGAAAAAACTGATCGCAGGTGCCATGCTTCTGGGCGCTTCCAGTCTTGCCTTTGCACAACCAGGTTGCGGTGTCGGCGCCATGATCTGGAAGGGCCAGTCCGGTATCGCGCCACACGTCCTGGCAGCGACAACCAACGGCACATTCGGTAACCAGACCTTCGGTATGACGACCGGTACCTTGGGCTGTGACACCAATGAGTCAGTGCAATCCATGGCCATGTACATGGACAGCAACATCGACAAGGTCGCCCGTGACATGTCCCGTGGTGAAGGTGAAAACCTGGACACTCTTGCCGTGTTGCTGAACGTTGAGCAGGGAGACCGTGCGGAGTTCCGCAAGCTCCTGCAGGACAACTTTGCAACCATCTTCCCGTCTTCCGACACAACATCCGACGAGGCGGTTTCCGCTATCGTTGCGCTGCTGGAATCTCACCAGAGCTTCAGCAAGTACGTCGCCTAAATCGCGACAATCAGGGATGATGCACGCACCACGGATGGTGCTTCGACCGGCTTCGGCCTCTCCTACCCTGATCGACCCGAGTACCCATGCACCGACATCGACCGTCGGGGCGCGTGCCCCGTTTTTTCTCCGCTTTACTGGCATTCGCGCTGACATCACAGGCATTGGCAGAACAGGTACCGATAGACAACAGGCTCCGGGAGTTGGCCCATGACCCGGCATGGCTGACGCTGGGCCACTACCGGCCGGATACCCTGGGTTCGGGCTACACCTCCCAGGCCGACGATCCCGATTTCTTTATCAGCCCCGAAGGCAAGACCTCCCCTCATGCCGAGCTTGTCGCAACCCTGGAAGCCATCCGCAAGCCGGGAAAGGGCGACAGCCATGCCCGATGCCGCTTCCCGGCCCGGGACCATTGGCTACGCGAACAGCTTGAACTGCCGGAAGCCGAGATTTCCTGCCCGACCTTTCAGGAATGGCGGGATACCCTGAATACCGAGACCGTCACGCTCGTCTTTGCCGCCTCATACCTGAACAGCCCCTCATCAATGTTCGGCCATACATTCCTGCGACTGGATCCTCCACAAACAGACGAGAAAGCCGATCTGCTGCTGGCGAGCACGATATCCTATGCTGCCGACGCCGCCGCCCACGACAGCGAAATCATGTTCGCCTACCGGGGAATTTTTGGTGGCTATCCCGGCATCACCACCATTCAGCCCTACTACGAAAAGATCCGACTCTACTCCGATATCGAGAACAGGGACCTGTGGGAGTACCAGCTCAACCTCACCCCAGCTGAAACCGACATGCTGCTGGCGCACGCCTGGGAGATTCGGGAGAAGAATTTCGACTACTACTTCTTCGACGAGAACTGCGCTTATCGCCTGCTGGCCTTGATCGATGTTTCCCGCCCTGGCACCAACCTTCTGGACGAAGTAAGCACTCACGCCATCCCGTCGGATACGGTACGCTGGGTGGTTGACCATGACTTGGTGGCTTCGGTGAACTACCGACCGTCGTCAGCGACGGTGGTGGAGCATTACATCGATCAGTTGTCGCAGGAGGAGCGAGACCTCGCCGCAAACCTCGCTTACGGTGAGCGCAGTGTCGAGTCTGACGCTATTGAGTCGCTCCCACCTGAGGCTCGGGCGCAAGTACTTGACGCCACCTATGAATACGTTCGCTACCAGGCGCAGGAGGAAGGCTGGCCCCGGGATCAGGCAGCCCCCCTCTCCTATGACCTGCTCCGCGCCCGTAGCCAGATTGACGAGGCCAGCCCACTCCAACAGCCCGCGGAGCCCGCCGTACGCGACGACCAGGGCCACGCAACATTTCGAGCGAGTTTGCTGGGTGGGCGCCAGGGTGATCGCAATTATGCCCAGTTGACCCTGCGACCGGCCTACCACGATGTGCTCGATCCACCCGAGGGCTATCGCCAGGGCGCCCAACTCCAGTTCCTGAGGCTGGATACCCGGCTCTACACCGACAACAATGAGTTCCAGGTAGAGGAACTGGTCGGGGTAGAGATCCGCTCGCTGTCAGTCCGTGATCGGTTCTTTTCACCGCTATCCTGGCAGGTGGGCTTTGGCGGACGACGCACGGAAATCGAATCCGGTAAGCGGGTGTTCACACCGTACCTCGACGGCGGGGCCGGCTTTGGCTGGTCTACGTCGTCGCAAAGCCAGATCTTTGCCCTGGGAACCGCAGACCTGGAAATCGACAATGATTTGGCCAAAGGCTACGACATGGCGCCCGGGGCGGATATCGGCTGGCTTTACCAGGGCCAACGGGTCAGCGTGATGGGGGGACTCAAGACCAAGGCGTGGCTCGTGGGAGGCAACGATCGCGAGGACATAGCCTATGCCGAACTGAACTGGCACTTGGCGAGGGATTTCGGTCTTACCGCTGGCTGGGAACGACAACACCACTTCGACAGGTATGAAACCGCATGGCAGATTGGACTCAACGCCTACTTCTGAGACTCATCCTCTTGGCCGGACTCCTCTCGCTGGGCGGGTGCTCCAGCCTGTTCTTCTATCCAGACAACACCGTGTACATCACACCTGACCGGTTGGAACTCGAGTATGAGGATATCTACCTCGATACAGCTGACGGCGAGCGGCTGCACGGCTGGTGGATACCGGCGGCGACCGAAGAGGCCGAAGGCACCGTCTACTTCCTGCACGGTAATGCCCAGAATATCAGCAGCCACCTGTTGAACGTCGCCTGGTTACCCAAGGAAGGCTACAACGTGTTCATGATCGACTACCGCGGCTACGGTAAATCCACCGGGGCTCCGGACATCGAGGGCGCATTGCATGACTCGGAAATCGGTCTGCGTTGGCTGGTAGACGCCAAGGCTAACGAGACCCCGTTCTTCCTCCTGGGCCAAAGCCTGGGTGGCGGACTCTCCATTATGCTGGCCAGCGAATGGGTCCAGCGAAACGAACAGCCGCCGCTTATCGGGGTGATCCTCGATAGCAGCTTTGCTGGTTTCCGGGATATCGCGCGGGAGAAACTGGACAGTTTCTGGCTCACCTGGTTATTCCAGATCCCCCTGAGCTGCACCATTCCGGATAACTACGAGGGGACCGATCATATTGCCGGAATCAGTCCGGTGCCGGTCATGATCATCCATAGCGTGCGTGATGGCATCATCCCCTACCACCACGGCCAGGCCCTATTCGATGCCGCAAAGGAACCTAAACGCTTCCTGCAGACGGATACGCCCCATGCCGGGACGTTTGTTATTCCCGCCTATCGACAGGCGACGTTGGAGTTCCTGCGGGACGCGAACGAACGCCGCTAGGGTATGCGCTGCCAACTTTGCCCGAATCTCCCATATAGGCAGGGCACCTGCGGCGCCTCAGAAGCTGAAGCTTCTGCTACACGACCGAGTTACCCGTAAAATGTAGCCGACGCTTCAGCTTCGGAGCAGCCCACAGGGCTGCCTGAGGTTGCAGGCTTCTACAAATGTCCAGGCTGGCGTGCCGGAGCTCAAGGATCAGGCAGGGCGCCTGCGGCGCCTCAGAAGCTGAAGCTTCTGCTACACGCTCAAGTTACCCGCAAAATCTAGCCGACGCTTTAGCTTCGGAGCAGTCCACAGGGCTGCCTGGGAACAACAAACCATTCCAGCTCCGAACAGCGGACACAAAAAAGCCGCCTCAAGAGGCGGCTTCTTCACATCGGGCCTGGATCAGGCGCCGAAGTCGGTCGGCTGCTCGCCTTCCTTCACTTCCTTCATGGACAATTTCACACGACCACGGTTGTCCACATCCAGCACCTTGACCAGCACTTCCTGGCCTTCGCTGAGCTCGTCAGTAACGTTCTCGATGCGACGCTCGGCGATCTGGGAGATGTGAACCAGACCGTCCTTGCCCGGCAGGATGTTGACGAATGCACCGAAGTCGACGATGCGCTCGACCTTGCCCTGGTAGATTGCACCCACCTCAATTTCAGCGGTGATTTCCATAACGCGCTTCTGCGCAGCCTGGGCGGACGCCTGGTTGTCGGCGTAGATCTTCACGTTGCCATCATCGTCCAGGTCAATGGATGCGCCGGTGTCGTCGCAGATCGCACGGATAACCGAGCCACCCTTGCCGATCACGTCGCGGATCTTGTCCGGATGGATCTTCATGGTGGTGATGCTCGGCGCACGATCGGACAGGCTGGAGCGCGGCTCGGAGATGACCTTGGCCATTTCACCCAGGATATGCTGGCGCGCATGGTGTGCTTGCTCCAGGGCGATCTCCATGATCTCTTCGGTGATACCGTTGATCTTGATGTCCATCTGCAACGCAGTGATACCCGCTGCGGTCCCGGCCACCTTGAAGTCCATGTCGCCCAAGTGATCCTCGTCACCCAGGATATCGGTCAGAACGGCAAACTGTTCACCTTCCTTCACCAGACCCATGGCAATACCGGCGACTGGCGCCTTGATGGGTACACCCGCATCCATAAGGGCAAGGCTGGAACCACAGACCGACGCCATGGAACTGGATCCGTTGGACTCTGTAATCTCGGAAACGGCACGGATGGTGTACGGGAATTCTTCGATTGTCGGCATGACGGCTGCAACACCGCGCTTCGCCAGACGACCGTGACCGATTTCACGACGACCCGGCGCACCGACACGACCGGTTTCGCCAACGCTGTACGGAGGGAAGTTGTAGTGGAACAGGAACGGGTCCTTCTTCTCACCTTCCAGCGCATCGATGATCTGCATATCACGGGCAGTCCCCAACGTCGTAGTGACGATCGCCTGGGTTTCACCGCGGGTGAACAGTGCGGAACCATGGGTGCTCGGCAGGACGCCCACTTCGATTTCTATCGGACGGACAGTCTTGTTATCCCGACCGTCGATACGCGGCTTGCCTTCGATAACCTGGCGGCGAACGATCGCCTTCTCCAGCTTGCCGAAGTAGCTCTTTACTTCTTCCCCGGAAGGCTGACCTTCCTCTTCACCGGCCAGCTTCTCGACGGCCTGGTTGCGGATTTCGCTCAGACGACCGTAACGCTCCATCTTGTCGCGGATGCCGTAAGCTTCGGTCACGGCATTCATAAACTCGGCTTTCAGGGCGTCGGCGAGGGCCGTATTTTCCGGTTCTGCCTGCCAGTCCCAGCGTGGCTGACCGGCTTCGGCGGCGAGTTCACGAATGGCAGCGATGGCAGTCTGCATTTCCTGGTGAGCAAACAGGACGCCGCCCAGCATTTGGTCTTCAGTAAGTCCCTGTGCTTCGGACTCAACCATCAGCACGGCGTCTTCAGTACCGGCAACCACCATGTCCAGCTTCGAGTTCTCCAGCTGCTCGAAGGTTGGGTTCAGGAAATAGCCGTCTTCCTCGGTGAAGCCAACGCGGGACGCGCCGACCGGGCCGTCGAACGGCACACCGGACAAGGCCAACGCTGCAGACGCCGCAAGCATGCCAGCGATATCCGGATCCTGAGTCTTACTGGAGGACATGACCGTACAAACGACCTGGACTTCATTCATGAAGCCTTTCGGAAACAGGGGACGAATAGGACGGTCGATCAGACGCGATGTCAGGGTTTCCTTTTCGGAAGGACGACCCTCACGCTTGAAGAACCCACCGGGGATACGTCCCACGGCGTAGGTCTTCTCAAAGTAGTTGACGGTCAGCGGGAAGAACGGCTGGCCCGGTTTGGCTTCCTTTGCTGCAACAACGGTACCCAGCACGGATATGTCGTCAATGGTGACCAGAACGGAACCAGTGGCTTGACGGGCAATACGGCCCGTTTCCAAAGTGACGGTCTTACCGCCGAGTTCAAATGATTTCTTTACCGGATTCACGGTAACTCCTTACTCGTTTTCGCGTGTTTGCGACCGCGTATGTGCGCCTGCGTATCTACAACAACGTCGGTGCACTACGTGTATTCACAAATGAGTGGGCCGAGTGGCAACGCCATTCGGTTCGGCGGCATGAAGAGGAACGGAGTGCGGGACTTACCGGACTGAAAGCTAACAGGCTGTTGAAAATCGTTCCGCTGGGCGGACACACGGCTTTCAACAACCTGCTATTGTTCGGGCTTTCATCACCGACCGGGGTGTCGGACGCAGCTCCTGATGCAACTCATGCCAATTCCACGTACGGTGCCTAGTTTTCGCCGGCGGGACTGTCGCACATTGAGAACCGCCGAATCGACGGGATCAAGGTCGGCAGTGTCGGCTTCTTTCCAAAGACCCCTCAGTATTTCGAGTCGGGTCCGGACTCCACTGCTGGGCAGTACAGCAGGCGAGAGAACTGCCAGGAGAGCGTGAGCTCTCCGGACAGCACCGACGACATTACCACCAGAGTTGATCCAGACCGGATCAGTAACTTGCAGCAATGCCTCGCCGGTGCAGAGATTGTCGCGATCAGACGATCAACGACGCAGACCGAGACGCTGGATCAGGTCGAGATAACGATCCGCGTTTTTCTTCTTCAGATAGTCCAGCAGCTTACGACGCTGGTTAACCATCCGAATCAGACCACGGCGGGAATGGTGATCCTGCTTGTTGGTCTTGAAGTGATTCTGCAGCTTGTCGATGTTGGCGCTCAGAAGAGCAACCTGAACCTCGGGGGAACCGGTATCGCCGTCGCCCTGCTGAAAATCCTTAACGATCTGTGATTTCTCTGTGGCAGTCAGTGCCATAACTCACCTCAATAGTTGCGATGCCATGTCGTTCAGCCGAACCGCGCATCTCTACAGCCCGGCTATGGGCCAAACTGCCCGGTGTTTCGTTCATACACCAAGCGGTTTCAGCCCTGCTTTACCAGACGCCGGGGTGCGACCTGGCCGTCGGGTAACTGCTCACCCAGTCCGAGAAAGCGCTCGCCTCCATAGAGACGAACCCATCCTGGTGGATGACCCGCTATTTTAACGGGTTGTCCGTTCAATATCGATACAATCTGCCCTTCCTCGAGCATTAATTTCGGAAATTCCGCAAGCGCGGTCTCCACCGGGACCAGCAGCGGGTCTAGTGACTCGCCACGCTCCCGCATTGCCTCGAGTTCAGCCACGCCGCGTGCCCGGTCCAGACCGAAACCGGCTGCTCGGGTACGGCGCAGCGCCGTCACGTGCGCCCCGCAACCCAACGCCTCGCCGATATCCTCGACAAGGGACCGGATATACGTCCCTTTGCTGCAGGTCACAGCGATTCGGAAACGGTCCGCCTCAAAACCTATAAGCTCCAGCGCGTGGATGGTGACCGGACGCGCAGGGCGCTCGATTTCAACGCCTTCGCGGGCATACTCATACAACGGCCGCCCCTTGTGCTTGAGCGCCGAGTACATCGACGGCACTTGCTCGATATCGCCGCGAAATTGCGCGAGCACGGCCTCAAGCCTGCCTCTGGCCAGATCCGCCGGTACAGCTCGCTCGGCCACAATCTGGCCATCACTGTCGCCGCTATCGGTAACGACACCAAGCTTGCCTTCGGCCACATAGGACTTGTCGCTATCGAGCATCAACTGGGAAAACTTGGTGGCCTCGCCGAAGCACAGGGGCAGAACCCCGGTTGCGAGGGGATCGAGACTACCGGTATGACCGGCCTTGGCCGCGCCATAGAGGCGTTTGACCTGCTGCAGGACCCCATTCGATGTTACGCCTTGGGGCTTGTCGATGATCAGGATGCCGCTAACATCACGACCCCGGCGCCGGCGACTCAATCCTCGCCCTCCCGGCTGTCGTGCTCATTGCTGCCTCCTTCGTTGTCGGGCCCAACTGCGGGTTTCTTGCCCATCGCCTGGTCGATCAGGCTGTCGATGTGGCGGCTCTTGCCGCCCAGGGTGTCGAAGTGGAAACGCAGCTGGGGCACCACACGCAACTTCATGGCGCGACCAAGCTGGCTACGCAAGAAGCCGGCGGCGTTACGCAGTACCTTCAGTGAATCGCGTACGCGTTCGTCATCCTCGGTGAGCTCTTCGGTCGTCAGCAGAGAGATGTAGACATCGGCATAGCCCAAGTCGCGGCTTACCTTAACGGCATTGATGGTCACCATGCCTAGACGGGGATCCTTGATCTCCCGCTGTACCAGCAACGCCAATTCCTTCTGGATCTGGTCGGCGACCCGGTCTATACGGCTGAATTCCTTTGGCATGTTTGCGCCCTGTCTGTAGAGAAGCGCCGCGCGAGGCGCGGACGACCTTCCTGGATCAACAAATATTTATCTGGCGGCTGAATGCACGGCGCCCCGAAAATCGGGGCGCGTGTCATAACAGGCTGGCTCTAACGTCGAGCGAATCAGCCTTCGAGCTGGCGCTCGACCCGGACCCGGTCAAAGACCTCGATCTGATCGCCGACCTTGACGTCGTAGCCCTTGACGCCGATACCACACTCGATGCCTTTCTTGACCTCCTGCACGTCGTCTTTGAAACGACGCAGGGACTCAAGCTCGCCTTCGAAGATAACGACGTTGTCGCGCAGGACGCGAATTGGCTTGTTCCGGTACACAGTACCTTCGGTCACCATACAGCCGGCGACCTGGCCGAACTTCGGCGAGCGGAAGGTATCGCGCACATCGGCAATACCGACGATGTCCTCGCGGAATTCCGGAGCCAGCATGCCGGTAAGGGCTGCACGCACATCATCAATCATGTTGTAGATGATGCTGTAGTAGCGCAGATCGACACCTTCCTGCTCCACCAGACGCTTGGCCGAGGCATCAGCACGGACGTTGAAGCCGAAGATGACGGAGCCGGTAGCGACAGCCAGGCTGACGTCGGTTTCCGCGATACCGCCCACACCGGACGACACGATCTTGACCTGCACTTCCTCGTTGCCGATATCCTGCAGCGCCTTGGTAATCGCCTCCAGGGAACCACGCACGTCGGTCTTGAGGACAACGTTGAGGGTCTTGACCTCGTCCTTGCCCATATTCTCGAACAGGTTCTCAAGCTTGGCGGCCTGCTGGCGCTGAAGGCGCTGTTCGCGTTCACGCCCCTGGCGGAACTCTGCCAGCTCTTTCGCCTTACGTTCGTCGGCGACAACGAAGAACTCGTCACCGGCGTCAGGCGTGCCGTTCAAGCCCAGGACCTCGACCGGGATCGAAGGACCAGCCTCTTTCACTTGATCGCCTGTCTCGCTCATCATCGCGCGCACCTTACCGAAGTAGGCCCCGGCCACGATCATATCGCCCTGACGAACGGTGCCGTTCTGGACCAGAATCGTCGCAACCGAACCACGCCCCTTCTCAAGACTGGACTCGACTACAACACCGGCGCCCGGCGCGGTCGGGACCGCCTCGAGTTCGAGAATCTCGGACTGCAGCAACACGGCCTCAAGCAGATCTTCGATACCCTGACCCGAGTGTGCGGAAACCGGCACGAATTGCACGTCGCCACCCCAGTCTTCCGGGATCACGTCCATGCCCGATAGCTCGTTCTTGATGCGATCGGGATCCGCGCCTTCCTTGTCCATCTTGTTGATGGCCACGACCAGCGGAACGCCAGCGGAGCGAGCATGATCTACCGCTTCCTTGGTCTGCGGCATAACACCATCGTCGGCAGCCACGACCAGGATAACGATATCGGTACTTTGAGCACCTCGCGCACGCATCGCCGTGAAGGCGGCGTGACCCGGGGTATCCAGGAAGGTGATCATGCCGTGGTCGGTCTCGACATGGTAAGCGCCGATATGCTGGGTAATACCACCGGACTCACCGGCTGCCACCTTGGTACGGCGGATATAGTCCAGCAGCGACGTCTTACCGTGGTCAACGTGACCCATCACACTGATGACCGGTGCACGCTTGACCTTATCGCCCTCGAAGGAAATCCCGCTGAGCACCTCCTCCTCAAACGCATCTTCACTGGTCGTCTTGGGCTTGTGGCCCAATTCCTCGGTCACCAGCACGGCGGTTTCCTGATCCAGCGGCTGGTTGATCGTTGTCATAACGCCCATACCCATCAGCGTCTTGATAACGTCGGCGGCCTTGACCGCCATCCGCTGGGCCAGATCGCCCACGGTGATGGTTTCCGGAATCTCTACTTCGCGCACCATAGGCTTAGTCGGCCTTTCGAAAGCGTGTCTCTTCTGCTGCTTGGGTTTCTTTTTGGCCCGCAGCGGTTTGCGCAAGGTGGTTTCCTCTTCATCTTCGGAGAGGGCCACCGGCTCAACCGGGCGGTTACGCGGACCACGGTGGCCGGCCGACTTCTTCTTCGGCTTGCCATCCTCGATCTCATCCGAACGTTCGCGAACCTTTTCCTTTTTCTTCTTGGGCTTGCGATCCTTGGACTTGTCGTCTTCGGCCGGCGGAATCGGCATGTCTTCCGCTGCCAATTCCGGCTCTTCATCGTCTGCCGGCGCTTCCGCCGCAGGCTGTTCCGGCTCAGGCGCAGGCTCTTCAGCCGGTGCCGGCTCGGCTTTGGCCTCTTCAGGCGCGGGCACTTTCTCTTCCGGCGCCGTAGGCTGAGCTACTGCCGCCTCTACCGGTTCTTCCGGCGCAGCCTCTTCGACTACCGGGGTTTCTTCCGGCTCTGACTGCGGCGTTTCTGTCCGTTTGATGTAGGTCCGCTTCTTGCGGACTTCCACGTTGACCGTCTTCGATCGGCCGGCACCGCTGCCCGCCTTCAAGGTCGTCGTGGTCT
The window above is part of the Marinobacter nanhaiticus D15-8W genome. Proteins encoded here:
- a CDS encoding alpha/beta hydrolase; translation: MADWTQRLLLRLILLAGLLSLGGCSSLFFYPDNTVYITPDRLELEYEDIYLDTADGERLHGWWIPAATEEAEGTVYFLHGNAQNISSHLLNVAWLPKEGYNVFMIDYRGYGKSTGAPDIEGALHDSEIGLRWLVDAKANETPFFLLGQSLGGGLSIMLASEWVQRNEQPPLIGVILDSSFAGFRDIAREKLDSFWLTWLFQIPLSCTIPDNYEGTDHIAGISPVPVMIIHSVRDGIIPYHHGQALFDAAKEPKRFLQTDTPHAGTFVIPAYRQATLEFLRDANERR
- the pnp gene encoding polyribonucleotide nucleotidyltransferase, which produces MNPVKKSFELGGKTVTLETGRIARQATGSVLVTIDDISVLGTVVAAKEAKPGQPFFPLTVNYFEKTYAVGRIPGGFFKREGRPSEKETLTSRLIDRPIRPLFPKGFMNEVQVVCTVMSSSKTQDPDIAGMLAASAALALSGVPFDGPVGASRVGFTEEDGYFLNPTFEQLENSKLDMVVAGTEDAVLMVESEAQGLTEDQMLGGVLFAHQEMQTAIAAIRELAAEAGQPRWDWQAEPENTALADALKAEFMNAVTEAYGIRDKMERYGRLSEIRNQAVEKLAGEEEGQPSGEEVKSYFGKLEKAIVRRQVIEGKPRIDGRDNKTVRPIEIEVGVLPSTHGSALFTRGETQAIVTTTLGTARDMQIIDALEGEKKDPFLFHYNFPPYSVGETGRVGAPGRREIGHGRLAKRGVAAVMPTIEEFPYTIRAVSEITESNGSSSMASVCGSSLALMDAGVPIKAPVAGIAMGLVKEGEQFAVLTDILGDEDHLGDMDFKVAGTAAGITALQMDIKINGITEEIMEIALEQAHHARQHILGEMAKVISEPRSSLSDRAPSITTMKIHPDKIRDVIGKGGSVIRAICDDTGASIDLDDDGNVKIYADNQASAQAAQKRVMEITAEIEVGAIYQGKVERIVDFGAFVNILPGKDGLVHISQIAERRIENVTDELSEGQEVLVKVLDVDNRGRVKLSMKEVKEGEQPTDFGA
- the truB gene encoding tRNA pseudouridine(55) synthase TruB, giving the protein MSRRRRGRDVSGILIIDKPQGVTSNGVLQQVKRLYGAAKAGHTGSLDPLATGVLPLCFGEATKFSQLMLDSDKSYVAEGKLGVVTDSGDSDGQIVAERAVPADLARGRLEAVLAQFRGDIEQVPSMYSALKHKGRPLYEYAREGVEIERPARPVTIHALELIGFEADRFRIAVTCSKGTYIRSLVEDIGEALGCGAHVTALRRTRAAGFGLDRARGVAELEAMRERGESLDPLLVPVETALAEFPKLMLEEGQIVSILNGQPVKIAGHPPGWVRLYGGERFLGLGEQLPDGQVAPRRLVKQG
- a CDS encoding DUF4105 domain-containing protein; its protein translation is MHRHRPSGRVPRFFSALLAFALTSQALAEQVPIDNRLRELAHDPAWLTLGHYRPDTLGSGYTSQADDPDFFISPEGKTSPHAELVATLEAIRKPGKGDSHARCRFPARDHWLREQLELPEAEISCPTFQEWRDTLNTETVTLVFAASYLNSPSSMFGHTFLRLDPPQTDEKADLLLASTISYAADAAAHDSEIMFAYRGIFGGYPGITTIQPYYEKIRLYSDIENRDLWEYQLNLTPAETDMLLAHAWEIREKNFDYYFFDENCAYRLLALIDVSRPGTNLLDEVSTHAIPSDTVRWVVDHDLVASVNYRPSSATVVEHYIDQLSQEERDLAANLAYGERSVESDAIESLPPEARAQVLDATYEYVRYQAQEEGWPRDQAAPLSYDLLRARSQIDEASPLQQPAEPAVRDDQGHATFRASLLGGRQGDRNYAQLTLRPAYHDVLDPPEGYRQGAQLQFLRLDTRLYTDNNEFQVEELVGVEIRSLSVRDRFFSPLSWQVGFGGRRTEIESGKRVFTPYLDGGAGFGWSTSSQSQIFALGTADLEIDNDLAKGYDMAPGADIGWLYQGQRVSVMGGLKTKAWLVGGNDREDIAYAELNWHLARDFGLTAGWERQHHFDRYETAWQIGLNAYF
- a CDS encoding DUF3015 domain-containing protein codes for the protein MKKLIAGAMLLGASSLAFAQPGCGVGAMIWKGQSGIAPHVLAATTNGTFGNQTFGMTTGTLGCDTNESVQSMAMYMDSNIDKVARDMSRGEGENLDTLAVLLNVEQGDRAEFRKLLQDNFATIFPSSDTTSDEAVSAIVALLESHQSFSKYVA
- the infB gene encoding translation initiation factor IF-2 is translated as MAEVTVKQLADDVGAPVDRLLRQIVEAGLKARSENDAVSSDEKQQLLAFLRKNHGESDGEPRKITLKRKTTTTLKAGSGAGRSKTVNVEVRKKRTYIKRTETPQSEPEETPVVEEAAPEEPVEAAVAQPTAPEEKVPAPEEAKAEPAPAEEPAPEPEQPAAEAPADDEEPELAAEDMPIPPAEDDKSKDRKPKKKKEKVRERSDEIEDGKPKKKSAGHRGPRNRPVEPVALSEDEEETTLRKPLRAKKKPKQQKRHAFERPTKPMVREVEIPETITVGDLAQRMAVKAADVIKTLMGMGVMTTINQPLDQETAVLVTEELGHKPKTTSEDAFEEEVLSGISFEGDKVKRAPVISVMGHVDHGKTSLLDYIRRTKVAAGESGGITQHIGAYHVETDHGMITFLDTPGHAAFTAMRARGAQSTDIVILVVAADDGVMPQTKEAVDHARSAGVPLVVAINKMDKEGADPDRIKNELSGMDVIPEDWGGDVQFVPVSAHSGQGIEDLLEAVLLQSEILELEAVPTAPGAGVVVESSLEKGRGSVATILVQNGTVRQGDMIVAGAYFGKVRAMMSETGDQVKEAGPSIPVEVLGLNGTPDAGDEFFVVADERKAKELAEFRQGREREQRLQRQQAAKLENLFENMGKDEVKTLNVVLKTDVRGSLEAITKALQDIGNEEVQVKIVSSGVGGIAETDVSLAVATGSVIFGFNVRADASAKRLVEQEGVDLRYYSIIYNMIDDVRAALTGMLAPEFREDIVGIADVRDTFRSPKFGQVAGCMVTEGTVYRNKPIRVLRDNVVIFEGELESLRRFKDDVQEVKKGIECGIGVKGYDVKVGDQIEVFDRVRVERQLEG
- the rpsO gene encoding 30S ribosomal protein S15: MALTATEKSQIVKDFQQGDGDTGSPEVQVALLSANIDKLQNHFKTNKQDHHSRRGLIRMVNQRRKLLDYLKKKNADRYLDLIQRLGLRR
- the rbfA gene encoding 30S ribosome-binding factor RbfA, translated to MPKEFSRIDRVADQIQKELALLVQREIKDPRLGMVTINAVKVSRDLGYADVYISLLTTEELTEDDERVRDSLKVLRNAAGFLRSQLGRAMKLRVVPQLRFHFDTLGGKSRHIDSLIDQAMGKKPAVGPDNEGGSNEHDSREGED